The Colletes latitarsis isolate SP2378_abdomen chromosome 1, iyColLati1, whole genome shotgun sequence genome has a segment encoding these proteins:
- the LOC143343095 gene encoding uncharacterized protein LOC143343095: MLSDQKLKTKIEYLHTVCSTMLSHSLRDQDKILNNIITVTKYALQEQLLTYEPNAIIICTLKLLLYYNENLSHTENICEWKRRKKRRLAKECYDSLLQIYIPEKSKEILEAVLNMIYKDKLWEFETFCFEIMCSLLEYGVSGALMIHTIWDKIEAPNMNIEDSRRIIRILYELLDVYTWPDTHDTVVVIRRILNLFYISVTTTQSNINSIPYAMLKKGLEVCIINMVKHICNDHLLIIVQYMCSWAIEKGMTDEIILEFGSTLEYTAYMHEVTLYEKTLTPKIFPLLMEMIGSKSKITSLLGNRVIQYLLDRQENKLNFDTPKIFFENTQFDLTIGECLNEDKLFCKLHREILHDNLLKSIINHCSSRMNLETTYCTICLIAIEVPCGFTAAALVCLIMNLQDLTLKQQKNLHEVSYHMHAIVIAIMSLLCWIHKARVFYEYVNKIMLERAQWAPHLNPPIQSQYNFAAHHILWDKPDLFFVDWEARYGLWKCFRLRENEDDSQDI, translated from the coding sequence ATGCTTTCAGACCAAAAACTGAAAACCAAAATAGAATATTTACATACTGTATGTTCCACTATGCTTTCACATTCGCTACGAGATCAggataaaatattaaacaatataATAACTGTAACAAAATATGCATTACAAGAACAACTACTAACTTATGAACCTAACGCCATCATTATATGTACGCTTAAACTTTTGTTATATTATAACGAAAATTTATCCCATACTGAAAACATATGCGAATGGAAACGTCGGAAAAAACGGCGGCTTGCAAAAGAGTGTTATGACAGTTTATTACAAATATACATTCCCGAAAAATCAAAGGAAATTCTTGAAGCAGTACTTAATATGATTTATAAAGATAAGCTTTGGGAGTTTGAAACCTTTTGTTTCGAAATTATGTGCAGTCTATTGGAATATGGTGTTAGCGGAGCATTAATGATCCATACAATATGGGACAAAATTGAAGCCCCAAATATGAATATAGAAGACTCAAGAAGAATTATAAGAATATTATATGAATTGTTAGATGTTTATACCTGGCCAGATACTCATGATACTGTAGTAGTCATAAGAAGAATTCTGAACCTTTTTTACATCAGTGTAACTACTACACAATCGAATATCAATTCTATACCATATGCGATGCTCAAGAAGGGTTTAGAGGTTTGCATTATAAATATGGTCAAACATATATGCAATGACCATCTTCTTATAATAGTGCAGTATATGTGTTCGTGGGCTATCGAGAAAGGAATGACGGATGAAATTATCTTAGAATTTGGTAGTACGCTTGAATATACAGCTTATATGCACGAAGTGACTCTATATGAAAAAACCTTAACGCCAAAGATATTTCCATTGTTGATGGAAATGATAGGATCAAAAAGTAAAATAACAAGTTTACTGGGTAACAGAGTTATACAATATTTACTCGATAGACAAGAAAATAAACTGAATTTTGACACACCTAAAATATTCTTTGAGAATACCCAGTTCGATCTTACGATAGGCGAATGTCTTAATGAAGATAAATTGTTTTGCAAACTTCATCGGGAAATCTTGCACGATAATCTTTTAAAGAGTATTATAAATCATTGCTCGTCGCGTATGAATTTGGAAACAACATATTGTACAATTTGTCTGATCGCGATAGAAGTACCATGCGGGTTTACAGCAGCAGCTCTAGTTTGTCTTATAATGAATTTGCAAGATTTGACTTTAAAACAACAGAAAAATCTTCACGAAGTATCTTACCACATGCATGCTATAGTAATAGCAATTATGTCTCTTTTATGTTGGATTCATAAAGCCAGAGTATTTTACGAATACGTAAACAAAATTATGTTGGAAAGGGCGCAATGGGCGCCACACTTAAATCCGCCTATACAGTCTCAATATAATTTTGCGGCACATCATATTCTTTGGGATAAACCAGATTTATTTTTCGTAGATTGGGAAGCTCGTTACGGCTTATGGAAATGTTTTCGTTTACGTGAAAATGAGGATGATTCACAGGATATATaa
- the LOC143341793 gene encoding uncharacterized protein LOC143341793 isoform X2, which yields MSGEQFSLVWNSFPRNLSSGLYTLLTDEQLVDVTLAAEGQILRAHKLILSVCSTYFRELFKGNSCKHPIVILKDVNYRDLSAMLHFMYQGEVNIKQEDIASFLKVAETLQIKGLTTETEEKLEESLTKNVQLDQLFSSKKSNINSVVSDLNVSAFENPNQLIEKDQQSEKQDVSSKEELYDKELIENNTIIDNVCCHQDSTSDSVYNIQDMQAARDNSCRSIETQSNEEEPLDCTADVGHSETPKHEPLDYTLDVDLETGYKTYLPNESVYKPEESLQRKDFIPDMQLIPYNQNTQTQPFGLSNVTGLQSEFTYETGCHGKGRRTIKGISNNTLPLETTLRVVSELGPTLRMERGKVIRMYSCPWCLRHFTRTGRFLATTNNVEKISSKLVQCTREVSIDQRNMLLHPFIRNVTLKQTLLH from the exons ATGTCCGGAGAACAGTTTTCACTAGTTTGGAATAGTTTCCCAAGAAATTTGTCATCTGGATTATATACGTTATTGACTGATGAACAGTTAGTCGATGTAACGTTAGCTGCAGAAGGTCAAATATTACGTGCACATAAATTAATATTGTCAGTTTGTAGTACATACTTTAGAGAACTCTTTAAG GGAAATTCGTGTAAACATCCAATTGTGATTTTAAAAGATGTCAACTATCGTGATTTATCGGCAATGCTTCATTTTATGTATCAAGGAGAAGTTAATATTAAACAGGAAGATATAGCAAGCTTTCTAAAAGTAGCGGAAACCTTGCAAATAAAGGGTTTGACTACAGAAACCGAAGAG AAGCTTGAGGAATCTTTGACAAAAAATGTACAATTGGATCAGCTATTTAGTTCAAAGAAGAGTAATATTAATTCTGTCGTATCAGATTTAAATGTTTCTGCTTTTGAAAATCCAAACCAATTAATAGAAAAGGATCAACAATCTGAGAAACAAGATGTTTCATCGAAAGAAGAGCTATACGATAAGGAATTAATAGAAAACAATACAATCATCGACAATGTATGTTGTCATCAAGACTCTACCTCTGATTCAGTTTACAATATACAAGATATGCAAGCGGCACGGGACAATAGTTGTAGAAGTATAGAAACACAAAGTAACGAAGAGGAACCATTAGACTGTACAGCTGACGTTGGTCATTCGGAAACACCTAAACACGAACCACTGGATTACACACTCGACGTGGATTTAGAAACAGGATATAAAACATATTTGCCTAATGAATCAGTTTATAAACCTGAAGAAAGCCTGCAAAGAAAAG ATTTTATACCAGATATGCAATTAATTCCCTACAATCAGAATACACAAACTCAACCATTTG GTTTGAGCAATGTGACTGGCCTTCAAAGTGAATTTACATATGAGACTGGTTGCCATGGTAAAGGTAGACGTACTATTAAAGGTATCTCTAATAATACTCTACCTTTGGAAACAACTTTGCGCGTTGTATCCGAGCTGGGACCAACATTGCGAATGGAGAGGGGCAAAGTTATTCGAATGTATTCGTGTCCATGGTGTCTTCGTCATTTCACGC GCACCGGACGTTTCCTCGCCACGACGAACAATGTTGAAAAGATCTCATCGAAACTGGTACAATGCACTCGCGAGGTGTCGATCGATCAACGCAACATGCTCTTACATCCTTTTATA CGCAACGTAACGCTCAAACAAACACTGTTACATTGA
- the LOC143341793 gene encoding uncharacterized protein LOC143341793 isoform X1, producing MSGEQFSLVWNSFPRNLSSGLYTLLTDEQLVDVTLAAEGQILRAHKLILSVCSTYFRELFKGNSCKHPIVILKDVNYRDLSAMLHFMYQGEVNIKQEDIASFLKVAETLQIKGLTTETEEKLEESLTKNVQLDQLFSSKKSNINSVVSDLNVSAFENPNQLIEKDQQSEKQDVSSKEELYDKELIENNTIIDNVCCHQDSTSDSVYNIQDMQAARDNSCRSIETQSNEEEPLDCTADVGHSETPKHEPLDYTLDVDLETGYKTYLPNESVYKPEESLQRKDFIPDMQLIPYNQNTQTQPFGLSNVTGLQSEFTYETGCHGKGRRTIKGISNNTLPLETTLRVVSELGPTLRMERGKVIRMYSCPWCLRHFTRKENLKLHVRYIHGPLESLTCKLCGNKYKNSNSLRVHSYLYHNAKRDKHSKPLVDGDV from the exons ATGTCCGGAGAACAGTTTTCACTAGTTTGGAATAGTTTCCCAAGAAATTTGTCATCTGGATTATATACGTTATTGACTGATGAACAGTTAGTCGATGTAACGTTAGCTGCAGAAGGTCAAATATTACGTGCACATAAATTAATATTGTCAGTTTGTAGTACATACTTTAGAGAACTCTTTAAG GGAAATTCGTGTAAACATCCAATTGTGATTTTAAAAGATGTCAACTATCGTGATTTATCGGCAATGCTTCATTTTATGTATCAAGGAGAAGTTAATATTAAACAGGAAGATATAGCAAGCTTTCTAAAAGTAGCGGAAACCTTGCAAATAAAGGGTTTGACTACAGAAACCGAAGAG AAGCTTGAGGAATCTTTGACAAAAAATGTACAATTGGATCAGCTATTTAGTTCAAAGAAGAGTAATATTAATTCTGTCGTATCAGATTTAAATGTTTCTGCTTTTGAAAATCCAAACCAATTAATAGAAAAGGATCAACAATCTGAGAAACAAGATGTTTCATCGAAAGAAGAGCTATACGATAAGGAATTAATAGAAAACAATACAATCATCGACAATGTATGTTGTCATCAAGACTCTACCTCTGATTCAGTTTACAATATACAAGATATGCAAGCGGCACGGGACAATAGTTGTAGAAGTATAGAAACACAAAGTAACGAAGAGGAACCATTAGACTGTACAGCTGACGTTGGTCATTCGGAAACACCTAAACACGAACCACTGGATTACACACTCGACGTGGATTTAGAAACAGGATATAAAACATATTTGCCTAATGAATCAGTTTATAAACCTGAAGAAAGCCTGCAAAGAAAAG ATTTTATACCAGATATGCAATTAATTCCCTACAATCAGAATACACAAACTCAACCATTTG GTTTGAGCAATGTGACTGGCCTTCAAAGTGAATTTACATATGAGACTGGTTGCCATGGTAAAGGTAGACGTACTATTAAAGGTATCTCTAATAATACTCTACCTTTGGAAACAACTTTGCGCGTTGTATCCGAGCTGGGACCAACATTGCGAATGGAGAGGGGCAAAGTTATTCGAATGTATTCGTGTCCATGGTGTCTTCGTCATTTCACGCGTAAGGAGAATCTCAAACTTCATGTTCGTTACATTCACGGCCCGCTTGAAAGTCTGACGTGTAAGCTTTGtggtaataaatataaaaatagtaaCAGTTTACGTGTACATTCGTATCTCTATCATAATGCTAAACGGGATAAGCATAGTAAGCCGCTTGTAGATGGCGACGTATGA